CGGAAAGATAGTATGGGTGCGGAAACTGAAGAAAACTGGATGAAATATTTTTTTATAAATAGCCCTGATCCTATTCTGAGAGTAGGAAAAGACGGAAGAATTCTTTATTCAAATAAGGCAGGAAAAATTTTACTTGAAACTCTTAAAAGCCAGGTTGGAGAAATAGCTCCTGCTGAAATTTTGAAGGCTGCCCGCCAGGTAGCACTTCGACAGACACCTGCACAAACTGAATTAAAAGCAGGCGAAAGAACTTATTCAATTACCCTTACTCCCATATTTCCCTGCGAAGGCACGATTATCTCAGCAACTGAGATTACTTCCCTTAAAAAAGCTGAAGAGGGAGCACTTTTAAGAAAAAGAGAACATGCAGTGCTTTCCAGAATTTACGAGCTTTCTCTCTCAATCCCCGATTTTCAAGCTCTGCTCAATCAGGTTCTGCCTCTAGTTTCAGATGCACTTGGCGTAGAATACTGCGGCGTCCTGAAACTCCTGCCTGATGGGAATTTTTTGTTTGAGGCAGGAGTTGGCTGGAACTCGAAAAATATAGGCAAGATAATTAAAAGAGACTCAGCCTCACGCGCAGGCTATACCGTACTCTCGAGCCAGCCTATCCTGCTAGAAGAACTGGATAGAAAAAATTCCATCAGGACAATGGGCCTTGAAGAAAACCAGGGCATAATTAGCGGGATAAGTGTGCTCATAGGAAGCATTGAAAAACCCTATGGGGTGTTGACAGCACACAGCATGAGGAAAGAGAAATTTACTGAAGAAGATGCTCGTTTCATAAAAGCGGTTGTAGTAATCCTCTCTTTTACAATTCAACAGAGAGAGACGGAAATCGCACTCAGAGACAAGGTATATTTCCTGGAAACATTGCTGGATACTATTCCGGCTCCTGTATTTTACAAGAACCGTGAGGGTGTTTATGAGGGCTGCAATGAGCTCTTTGCAAATATAATACTCGGGAGTTCAAAAGAAAAAGTGATCGGGCACACCATAGATGAGCTTTTTGATTCAATTCCTCCAGAATTCGGAGAGGTTTATAAGCAAATGGACAGACAGCTGTTCCAGAAAGGAGGAAGCCAGGTTTACGAGTCTAAAGTAATGTGCTCTGATGGGCTCAAAAGGGACTTTATTTTCAATAAAGCCGTGTACAAAAGCTCCTGCGGGAATATAGAAGGGATTATAGGAGTTATGCTTGATATCACAGGGCGAAAGAAAATGGAAGAGAGGCTGCGAAAAAGTGAAGAGCGATACCGCATTATTGCAGAACAAACAGGGCAGCTGATATATGATATTGACCTGAGAAACGGTCATGTTGAATGGGCAGGGGCAATAACTGAACTTACAGGCTACAGTAATAAAGAAATTCAGAACCTGGATTTTTACGGCTGGCTTGATCACATTCACCCTGAAGATTACAGAAGAGTTCAGCAATCATTGAAGAACTGCTGGAATACAGGCGGAAAAATTAATGAAGAATTCAGGTTCAAGCGGAAGGATGGAAGCTATTTTTATGTGAGAAATAAAGGGGTGTATTTGAGAGATGAAGATGGCTGTATATGCCGGGTTCTTGGGGTAATGGAAGACGTTACCGAGATTAAGAAGTCTTCAGAGAAATTGAAGGAAAGCGAAGAACTTTACAGGTCGTTCCTGCAAAATTTCAAAGGAATCTCTTTTAAGCTTGACAGGAACTTCAATCCTCTTTTTCTTGAGGGAGCTGTTGAAGAAATAACCGGGTATACGGAGAAAGATCTTTTTTCAGGCAAAATAGGATTCTTTGACCTTGTTGTCCAGGAAGACGTGCCGTTTCTCAAACGGAGTCGGGAAAAAATGATTTCTTCCCCGAACTCCATTATGGAGTACGAGTACAGGATCAGGCGGAAAGATGGAAACGTAAGATGGGTTCATGAGCTAATTCACAATGTCTGCGACGCCTCTGGAGAGACCATCTTTATCCAGGGGTATGCCTATGACATTACTCAGAGAAAAAAAGCCGAGGAAACCCTTGAAAAGGCAGAAAAAATAGGTATGAGAGAAATTCATCACCGGATCAAGAATAACCTTCAGATAGTTTCATCCCTTCTCAGTCTTCAGGCTGAAAAGTTCGAGGACAAAAAGGTTATTGAAGCCTTCAGGGAAAGTGAGAACCGTGTAGTTTCTATGTCCATAATCCATGAAGAGCTCTACAAATCAGAGGACGCGGCAAGCGTTGATTTTGCAGCATACCTCAGAAAATTGACTTCGGACATCCTTCACTCTTACAGGATAGGAAATGAAAAAATAAGGCTTATTCTCGAGGTTGAGAATACACCTCTTGGAATCGATACAGCAATTCCCCTGGGAATTGTGATTAATGAACTTTTCTCAAACTCTCTTAAATATGCATTTCCTAAAGGTACAGAAGGAAAGATCAGGATTTCCCTTTCCCGAGATGAACCTGAAAGGGGAAAGACAGGAGACGCTGAGGGAAAGAAACCTCCAGAGGAGCCTTCAAGGTTTACCCTCACCTATTCTGACAATGGAGCTCGTTTTCCGGAATATATCGATTTCAAGAAGCCCAAGACTTTGGGCTTGCAGCTTGTAAACGCCCTGGTTGATCAGATTAACGGAACAATAGAGCTCGAAAGAGGAAACGAGACAAAATTCACGATCAGGTTTGAAGATCGGGGATCAGCTTCAAAAATGTAAAAACGGCTGTATAAATGTAAAAGGAGCTGTATCTTCCCACCCGGTTAGCCCCACTTTCAAAACATGAAATATAGACAGTTTTCTTAACCAGACTGTCTTTCCACTTAATCCTGAGAGCAAATTTTTTGCATGAATGGGTCTTTTTAATTCAGAATCTTTTTGTCATATAAGCTTAAAAATACTGTCCTTGTACCCCAAAGGTACAGTAGAAGCAAATCACACAGGCTTCTATTAAGAACTCATCTGAAACTTGACATTTTAAATTTGATATAAATGGTATATACGATTGGTATATCAATGGTATATGACTGGCATATGACTGGTATACGAGCAGCATATGACCAATATTTATGACAATAAGAAAAAATAAAAGAATTGATACATAGAGCGAGGATAGGCGAATTGTGAATGCTAATAGGAATTGATGTCGGAGGCACTACTACGGATGCAGTGCTTATCCGGAATGGAGAAGTATGCAGTACTGCCAAGGTTCCCACTGAACCAGGGAGACTTCTGAATTCTCTGCTTGAAGCCTTTGATGCGGTCAGCAGAGGTGTTCCTCCTGAGCAGCTGGAAAGGGTTGTATTTAGTACGACGGTGATAACAAATCTAATTGCTGAAGGCAAAACTGATCGTGTAGCCCTGGTGCTGATTCCGGGACCGGGTGTTAATCCGAAAAGTTACAGCTTCCCTGACAGCTTTTATCTTAAAGGAGCTATGGATTACAGGGGAAGGGAAATCCAGCCTCTCGATGAGGCTGAAATCAGGAAAACCGTGGAATTGATCCGGGAATCAGGATTTACAAGAGCAGCCATTATAAGCAAATTTGGGCAAAGAAACCCTTCCCATGAACTGATGATAGAAAAAATCTTCAGGGAAATCTATCCCGGCTGCAAACTGGAACTCGGGCATAAGGTTTCAGGAAAACTGAATTTCCCGAGAAGGGTAGCTACTACCATGCTCACTTCTGCCACCAGGGAGTACTATCAGGAGTTTGTCGAGAAGATCATGAAAGCTCTTGAGGAGAGAAGAATTCGGGCTCCCGTATTTATCCTGAAAGCTGATGGAGGGACTCTCCCGGTTGAAAAATCAATAGAATTCCCTGTAGAAACTATATTTTCGGGTCCTGCAGCGAGTACGATTGGAGCTCTTGCCCTTACCCCGCAGGATCAGACTTCAGTTGTAGTGGACATAGGAGGGACTACGACAGATCTTGCACTAATTCTTTCAGGCAAGCCGCTTCTGGCTTCTAAAGGCGCAAAACTCGGAGGTTTCCTCACACACGTTCGGGCTTTTGCTGTCCGTTCAATAGCTGTAGGAGGAGACAGCGTCGTAAGGGTAAGGGAGTCGGATACAGGTGAAAAAATATTAACGATTGGTCCTGACAGGGCAGGTCCTGCTTGCTGCATGGGAGGAGAAGAGACCACCCCGACTGATGCTCTGAACGTACTTGGGCTTATCAATGTAGGAAACCCCGAACTTTCAAGCAAAGCTATTAAAGCCACAGCTTCTGAACTGGGAAAATCCGAAGCTGAAACTGCAGCTCTGATAGTGGATAAAGCTGCACAGATGATTGCTGATGCAGTCAATGAGATGTTTCTTGAGTGGGAACAGGAGCCTGCCTACAGGGTATGGGAAGTCCTGCAGGAGAAAAAGGCGAGACCTGAGAACGTGGTTGGAATAGGAGGAGGAGCAAAAGGTCTCATTGCCGGGATTGCGAAAAAACTCTCTGCCAAACCTGTCACCCCAGAGTATGCTGAAGTAGGAAATGCGATAGGGGCAGCTATTGCAAGGCCCACGCTTACCATAAACCTGCACATTGATACTGAGCAGCAGATATATTCAGTAGCTGAGGAAGGGGAGATAGTCAGTCTGAGTGCAGCAAACCTTGGGAATTTCAATAAAATACACCTCGAAGAAGCTGAAGCCTTTGCTGCACAGCTCCTTAGGAAACGTGCAGAAGAATTTGGAATTTCCGAGTATGCGGATGAAGCCGAGATTGTTAATAGTGAAGTTTTCAATGTCGTCAAGGGCTGGTATACCACAGGGCGGCTTTTTGACGTGAGTATGCAGATTCCTGCGGGCTTAATCCCGGGATGGAAAAGGAGGGAAAAAGCATGAAACTGGGGCTTGGAAAAATCAGGGATGTACTGAAAACTGGCTCTGGCGCAGGTATGCAGCAAGAGAAAAAAGAGCATGCAGAAGGAAGAAGCAAGGCAGAGAAAGAAGAAACCCGGATAATAGAGAGTGAAGAAAATAAGCCTGAGACAAATGAGGGAAATTTAATGGAATCCAAAAAGACA
The Methanosarcina thermophila TM-1 genome window above contains:
- a CDS encoding PAS domain S-box protein is translated as MKYFFINSPDPILRVGKDGRILYSNKAGKILLETLKSQVGEIAPAEILKAARQVALRQTPAQTELKAGERTYSITLTPIFPCEGTIISATEITSLKKAEEGALLRKREHAVLSRIYELSLSIPDFQALLNQVLPLVSDALGVEYCGVLKLLPDGNFLFEAGVGWNSKNIGKIIKRDSASRAGYTVLSSQPILLEELDRKNSIRTMGLEENQGIISGISVLIGSIEKPYGVLTAHSMRKEKFTEEDARFIKAVVVILSFTIQQRETEIALRDKVYFLETLLDTIPAPVFYKNREGVYEGCNELFANIILGSSKEKVIGHTIDELFDSIPPEFGEVYKQMDRQLFQKGGSQVYESKVMCSDGLKRDFIFNKAVYKSSCGNIEGIIGVMLDITGRKKMEERLRKSEERYRIIAEQTGQLIYDIDLRNGHVEWAGAITELTGYSNKEIQNLDFYGWLDHIHPEDYRRVQQSLKNCWNTGGKINEEFRFKRKDGSYFYVRNKGVYLRDEDGCICRVLGVMEDVTEIKKSSEKLKESEELYRSFLQNFKGISFKLDRNFNPLFLEGAVEEITGYTEKDLFSGKIGFFDLVVQEDVPFLKRSREKMISSPNSIMEYEYRIRRKDGNVRWVHELIHNVCDASGETIFIQGYAYDITQRKKAEETLEKAEKIGMREIHHRIKNNLQIVSSLLSLQAEKFEDKKVIEAFRESENRVVSMSIIHEELYKSEDAASVDFAAYLRKLTSDILHSYRIGNEKIRLILEVENTPLGIDTAIPLGIVINELFSNSLKYAFPKGTEGKIRISLSRDEPERGKTGDAEGKKPPEEPSRFTLTYSDNGARFPEYIDFKKPKTLGLQLVNALVDQINGTIELERGNETKFTIRFEDRGSASKM
- a CDS encoding hydantoinase/oxoprolinase family protein — its product is MLIGIDVGGTTTDAVLIRNGEVCSTAKVPTEPGRLLNSLLEAFDAVSRGVPPEQLERVVFSTTVITNLIAEGKTDRVALVLIPGPGVNPKSYSFPDSFYLKGAMDYRGREIQPLDEAEIRKTVELIRESGFTRAAIISKFGQRNPSHELMIEKIFREIYPGCKLELGHKVSGKLNFPRRVATTMLTSATREYYQEFVEKIMKALEERRIRAPVFILKADGGTLPVEKSIEFPVETIFSGPAASTIGALALTPQDQTSVVVDIGGTTTDLALILSGKPLLASKGAKLGGFLTHVRAFAVRSIAVGGDSVVRVRESDTGEKILTIGPDRAGPACCMGGEETTPTDALNVLGLINVGNPELSSKAIKATASELGKSEAETAALIVDKAAQMIADAVNEMFLEWEQEPAYRVWEVLQEKKARPENVVGIGGGAKGLIAGIAKKLSAKPVTPEYAEVGNAIGAAIARPTLTINLHIDTEQQIYSVAEEGEIVSLSAANLGNFNKIHLEEAEAFAAQLLRKRAEEFGISEYADEAEIVNSEVFNVVKGWYTTGRLFDVSMQIPAGLIPGWKRREKA